In Bacteroides cellulosilyticus, the genomic stretch GCGAGCGTATGGCCGAACGTATTAAGATCAATGCGGGTGCCGCCCTGACCGAACTTGGTGAAGACGCCCCCGAAGATTATATCGTTCACGGACCGAACCGTATCACGGCTCTGCCTATGGAAGTGCCTGTATGCTATCAGGAAGTGGCGCACTGTCTGGAGAAATCAATCTCGAAGATTGAAACCGCTATCTTGAATGCGCTGGAAAATACACCTCCCGAACTGTATGCCGATATCGTGCACAATGGTATTTATCTGGCAGGCGGTGGTGCATTGCTCCGCGGACTCGATAAGCGTTTGACTGATAAGATTAACATTCCGTTCCATATTGCTGAGGATCCCCTGCATGCTGTTGCCAAAGGTACGGGTGTGGCGTTGAAGAATGTGGATCGTTTCTCATTCCTGATGAGATGATAAAGGTATATGCGAAATTTACTGAACTTTCTTATTAAATATAACTACTGGTTCCTCTTTCTACTGTTAGAGGCAGCCAGTTTTGTTTTATTGTTTCGTTTCAACTACTATCAGCAGAGTGTGTTCTTCACATCTGCCAACAGTGTGGCGGGGAAAGTTTACGATGTTTCGGGAACTATTACTTCTTATTTCCATCTGAAATCTGTCAATGAAGACTTGCTCGACCGTAATATGTGGTTGGAGCAGCGGGTGGCTTTCCTGGAGAAAACGCTGAAAAATAAAGGAATGGACTCTGTTCGGTTGTATAGCCTGGAACGGCTCGAACCGGACGAATACCATATTTTCAAAGCGAATGTCATCAAGAATAGTCTGAACCGGGTGGATAACTATATCACCCTTGATGAAGGAACCTCTGCGGGTATTCGTCCGGAAATGGGAGTGGTAGATGCCAACGGAGTAGTGGGCATTGTCTATAAGACTTCTCCGCATTACTCTACCGTTATCCCATTGCTGAACAGTAAATCGAGCATCAGTTGCAAGATTGTGGGCAGTGAATATTTCGGTTACTTGAAGTGGGAATATGGAGACTCTCGTTATGCTTATCTGAAAGATTTACCTCGCCACGCAGAGTTTAACCTGGGTGATACCGTGGTGACAAGTGGATATTCTACAGTATTTCCTGCAGGCATCATGGTGGGAACGGTGGATGATATGTCTGATTCTCACGACGGCCTCTCTTATCTGTTGAAGATAAAACTGGCTACGGACTTCGGAAAGGTGAGCAACGTTCGGGTGATTGCCCGTACCGGACAAGAAGAGCAGAAAGCGCTGGAGAAGGAAGAGGAGAAGTGATGGGAGTGATAAGGTGATAGAGTGATAGGAGTGATAAATGATAGGGGGGACCTCAATCGTAAATCGTAAATTATAAAATCGTAAATCAAATTGGTCATCAATTATCTGCATAAAATAGGTTGGTTTATCGGTTTGGTACTATTGCAGGTACTGATACTGAATAATGTGCATATTGCCGGATATGCCACTCCTTTTCTATATATTTATCTCATACTGAAATTCGAGTCGGAAACACCACGGAACACTTTGATGCTGTGGGCGTTTTTTCTGGGACTGACGGTGGATATCTTTTCGGATACGCCGGGTATGAATGCTGCAGCTACGGTGGCACTGGCTTTTCTGCGTCCTACATTCCTACGCCTGTTTGTGCCGAGGGATGCGTTTGAGAATATAGTTCCTTCGATAAAATCGATGGGAATTGTACCTTTCCTGAAGTATTTGGTTGTTAGCGTTTTTATTCATCATGCAATATTACTTACCATAGAATTCTTTTCGTTCGCCCATATCGGAACGTTGCTGCTGAGAATTGTGGCAAGTGCGTTGCTGACTATAACCTGTATCATGGCTATAGAAGGAGTGAAGAAGAAGTAAGATGGCAAAAGATTATACACTCGAAAAGCGGAAATTAGTGATAGGTGGGGTAGCAATTGTGATTGTTATCATTTATATCATGCGTCTTTTTGTGTTGCAGATCATGACTGATACTTACAAGAAGAACGCAGATAGTAACGCTTTCCTCAATAAAATCCAGTATCCTTCGCGCGGTGCGATTTATGACCGCAATGGAAAATTACTGGTGTTCAATCAACCTGCGTATGATATCACATTCGTGCCGCGAGAGGTGACGGAACTGGATACTCTCGATTTTTGCCGCACACTGAATATTACGAAAGAACAGCTGCTGAAGCGAATGAAAGATGTGAAGAACCGCTGGATGAATCCCGGTTATTCCAGATATACACATCAGGTGTTTATGACGCAGCTCTCGGCGGAAGAGTGCGGTGTATTCCAGGAAAAACTCTTTAAATTCCCGGGCTTTTATATTCAGAGACGTACTATCCGGCAATACACTTATAATTCTGCCGGACATGCTTTGGGGGATATCGGTGAGGTTTCAATGAGAGATATTGAGGCTGACGATTATTACATTCGCGGTGATTATGTGGGTAAGCAAGGTATAGAAAAGTCATACGAGAAATACCTGCGTGGCGAAAAAGGAGTGGAGGTTTTGCTTCGTGATGCGCACGGACGTATTCAGGGCCACTATATGGATGGGAAACTGGATCGACCATCCGTACCGGGTAAGAATCTGAAATTAGGGTTGGATATTGATTTGCAGATGTTGGGTGAGCGTCTGATGAAGAATAAAATCGGTGCAATTGTGGCTATTGAGCCGGAAACGGGGGAGATCCTTTGTTTGGTATCTGCTCCGAACTTTGATCCGCACTTGATGATTGGCCGCCAACGTGGTAAAAATCATAATATGCTGCAGAGAGATAAGCAGAAACCTTTGCTGAATCGTGCTATTATGGGTGTTTATCCTCCGGGGTCTACTTTCAAAACAGCGCAGGCGCTGACATTCTTACAGGAAGGTATTATACAGCCATCCACATCGTTCCCTTGTTCTCACGGATTCATTTATGGAGGTCTGCGTGTGGGATGTCACGGGCATGGATCACCTCTTCCGCTG encodes the following:
- the mreC gene encoding rod shape-determining protein MreC, producing the protein MRNLLNFLIKYNYWFLFLLLEAASFVLLFRFNYYQQSVFFTSANSVAGKVYDVSGTITSYFHLKSVNEDLLDRNMWLEQRVAFLEKTLKNKGMDSVRLYSLERLEPDEYHIFKANVIKNSLNRVDNYITLDEGTSAGIRPEMGVVDANGVVGIVYKTSPHYSTVIPLLNSKSSISCKIVGSEYFGYLKWEYGDSRYAYLKDLPRHAEFNLGDTVVTSGYSTVFPAGIMVGTVDDMSDSHDGLSYLLKIKLATDFGKVSNVRVIARTGQEEQKALEKEEEK
- the mreD gene encoding rod shape-determining protein MreD — protein: MVINYLHKIGWFIGLVLLQVLILNNVHIAGYATPFLYIYLILKFESETPRNTLMLWAFFLGLTVDIFSDTPGMNAAATVALAFLRPTFLRLFVPRDAFENIVPSIKSMGIVPFLKYLVVSVFIHHAILLTIEFFSFAHIGTLLLRIVASALLTITCIMAIEGVKKK
- the mrdA gene encoding penicillin-binding protein 2; translation: MAKDYTLEKRKLVIGGVAIVIVIIYIMRLFVLQIMTDTYKKNADSNAFLNKIQYPSRGAIYDRNGKLLVFNQPAYDITFVPREVTELDTLDFCRTLNITKEQLLKRMKDVKNRWMNPGYSRYTHQVFMTQLSAEECGVFQEKLFKFPGFYIQRRTIRQYTYNSAGHALGDIGEVSMRDIEADDYYIRGDYVGKQGIEKSYEKYLRGEKGVEVLLRDAHGRIQGHYMDGKLDRPSVPGKNLKLGLDIDLQMLGERLMKNKIGAIVAIEPETGEILCLVSAPNFDPHLMIGRQRGKNHNMLQRDKQKPLLNRAIMGVYPPGSTFKTAQALTFLQEGIIQPSTSFPCSHGFIYGGLRVGCHGHGSPLPLIPAIATSCNAYFCWGLYRMFGDKKYGSPQNALTVWKDHMVSQGFGYKLGTDLPGEKRGFIPNAGVYDKAYRGSWNGLTVISISIGQGEVLSTPLQMANLAATIANRGYFVTPHIVKDIQDAELDSTYRERRYTSIDRSYYEEIVEGMRAAVTGVTGSATCRIAGTILPGVEVCGKTGTAQNRGHDHSAFIGFAPMDKPKIAIAVYVENGGWGATYGVPYGALMMEQYLNGKLSPASEERAEEMSNRVIMYGDEER